A section of the Camelus dromedarius isolate mCamDro1 chromosome 14, mCamDro1.pat, whole genome shotgun sequence genome encodes:
- the MRPS15 gene encoding small ribosomal subunit protein uS15m isoform X1, with the protein MAALGRATHGSKVTMLRAAWRALSSIRTQVVTQVPVLGLPGGTCARLSSVPRGLPSPPGGLILQAARGYATQKPVQPSQEDDLAPSMLLKDYQDIPGIEKVDDVVKRLLSLEMANQKEKLKIKKALLMNKVAENPEDTRSLEARIVALTVKIHSYEDHMQKHRKDKAHKRYLQMSIDQRKKMLKNLRNTNYAVFEKTCRELGLEYTPPPLHHRRAHRRLATKKALCIRVFQEVQKLKKQKRALKAAAAAAREQGQKSPKSPFKARPEATKENQ; encoded by the exons ATGGCGGCCTTAGGGCGAGCCACGCACGGGTCGAAAGTCACCATGCTGAGGGCGGCGTGGAGGGCGCTTAGTTCGATTCGGACCCAAGTAGTGACCCAGGTGCCAGTCCTCGGGCTGCCGGGCGGAACGTGTGCCAGGCTTTCCTCCGTCCCGCGGGGCCTTCCCTCACCTCCTGGAG GTCTCATCCTCCAGGCTGCCCGCGGATATGCCACCCAGAAACCAG TCCAGCCCAGCCAAGAAGATGACCTGGCCCCTTCTATGCTGCTCAAGGACTACCAGGACATCCCTGGAATTGAGAA GGTTGATGATGTTGTGAAAAGACTCTTATCTTTGGAAATGGCCAACCAA AAGGAGAAGCTAAAAATCAAGAAAGCTCTGTTGATGAACAAAGTGGCGGAAAATCCTGAGGACACCAGATCCCTGGAGGCTCGAA TTGTTGCCTTGACTGTCAAGATCCACAGTTATGAAGACCACATGCAGAAACATCGGAAG GACAAAGCCCACAAGCGCTATCTGCAGATGAGCATTGACCAGaggaaaaagatgctcaaaaacCTCAGAAACACCAACTATGCTGTCTTTGAGAAGACATGCAGGGAGCTGGGGCTTGAGTACACCCCTCCCCCTCTGCACCACCGAAGGGCCCACCGCCGCTTGGCGACCAAGAAGGCTCTGTGCATTCGG GTTTTCCAGGAAGTTCAGAAGCTAAAGAAGCAAAAAAGGGCCTTAAAAGCTGCAGCTGCAGCAGCCCGGGAACAAGGCCAGAAGAGCCCAAAGAGCCCTTTCAAAGCCAGACCAGAGGCAACCAAAGAAAACCAATAA
- the MRPS15 gene encoding small ribosomal subunit protein uS15m isoform X3 translates to MAALGRATHGSKVTMLRAAWRALSSIRTQVVTQVPVLGLPGGTCARLSSVPRGLPSPPGGEETRSSALGVGKCSSAKIQGLILQAARGYATQKPVQPSQEDDLAPSMLLKDYQDIPGIEKVDDVVKRLLSLEMANQKEKLKIKKALLMNKVAENPEDTRSLEARIVALTVKIHSYEDHMQKHRKDKAHKRYLQMSIDQRKKMLKNLRNTNYAVFEKTCRELGLEYTPPPLHHRRAHRRLATKKALCIRVFQEVQKLKKQKRALKAAAAAAREQGQKSPKSPFKARPEATKENQ, encoded by the exons ATGGCGGCCTTAGGGCGAGCCACGCACGGGTCGAAAGTCACCATGCTGAGGGCGGCGTGGAGGGCGCTTAGTTCGATTCGGACCCAAGTAGTGACCCAGGTGCCAGTCCTCGGGCTGCCGGGCGGAACGTGTGCCAGGCTTTCCTCCGTCCCGCGGGGCCTTCCCTCACCTCCTGGAGGTGAGGAGACGAGAAGCTCGGCATTGGGAGTAGGAAAATGCAGTTCGGCGAAGATACAGG GTCTCATCCTCCAGGCTGCCCGCGGATATGCCACCCAGAAACCAG TCCAGCCCAGCCAAGAAGATGACCTGGCCCCTTCTATGCTGCTCAAGGACTACCAGGACATCCCTGGAATTGAGAA GGTTGATGATGTTGTGAAAAGACTCTTATCTTTGGAAATGGCCAACCAA AAGGAGAAGCTAAAAATCAAGAAAGCTCTGTTGATGAACAAAGTGGCGGAAAATCCTGAGGACACCAGATCCCTGGAGGCTCGAA TTGTTGCCTTGACTGTCAAGATCCACAGTTATGAAGACCACATGCAGAAACATCGGAAG GACAAAGCCCACAAGCGCTATCTGCAGATGAGCATTGACCAGaggaaaaagatgctcaaaaacCTCAGAAACACCAACTATGCTGTCTTTGAGAAGACATGCAGGGAGCTGGGGCTTGAGTACACCCCTCCCCCTCTGCACCACCGAAGGGCCCACCGCCGCTTGGCGACCAAGAAGGCTCTGTGCATTCGG GTTTTCCAGGAAGTTCAGAAGCTAAAGAAGCAAAAAAGGGCCTTAAAAGCTGCAGCTGCAGCAGCCCGGGAACAAGGCCAGAAGAGCCCAAAGAGCCCTTTCAAAGCCAGACCAGAGGCAACCAAAGAAAACCAATAA
- the MRPS15 gene encoding small ribosomal subunit protein uS15m isoform X2 produces MAALGRATHGSKVTMLRAAWRALSSIRTQVVTQVPVLGLPGGTCARLSSVPRGLPSPPGGEETRSSALGVGKCSSAKIQGLILQAARGYATQKPVQPSQEDDLAPSMLLKDYQDIPGIEKVDDVVKRLLSLEMANQKEKLKIKKALLMNKVAENPEDTRSLEARIVALTVKIHSYEDHMQKHRKVFQEVQKLKKQKRALKAAAAAAREQGQKSPKSPFKARPEATKENQ; encoded by the exons ATGGCGGCCTTAGGGCGAGCCACGCACGGGTCGAAAGTCACCATGCTGAGGGCGGCGTGGAGGGCGCTTAGTTCGATTCGGACCCAAGTAGTGACCCAGGTGCCAGTCCTCGGGCTGCCGGGCGGAACGTGTGCCAGGCTTTCCTCCGTCCCGCGGGGCCTTCCCTCACCTCCTGGAGGTGAGGAGACGAGAAGCTCGGCATTGGGAGTAGGAAAATGCAGTTCGGCGAAGATACAGG GTCTCATCCTCCAGGCTGCCCGCGGATATGCCACCCAGAAACCAG TCCAGCCCAGCCAAGAAGATGACCTGGCCCCTTCTATGCTGCTCAAGGACTACCAGGACATCCCTGGAATTGAGAA GGTTGATGATGTTGTGAAAAGACTCTTATCTTTGGAAATGGCCAACCAA AAGGAGAAGCTAAAAATCAAGAAAGCTCTGTTGATGAACAAAGTGGCGGAAAATCCTGAGGACACCAGATCCCTGGAGGCTCGAA TTGTTGCCTTGACTGTCAAGATCCACAGTTATGAAGACCACATGCAGAAACATCGGAAG GTTTTCCAGGAAGTTCAGAAGCTAAAGAAGCAAAAAAGGGCCTTAAAAGCTGCAGCTGCAGCAGCCCGGGAACAAGGCCAGAAGAGCCCAAAGAGCCCTTTCAAAGCCAGACCAGAGGCAACCAAAGAAAACCAATAA